TCATCGCTATAGTCGGAGGTTGGATAAAACGGCTTTTGTTGGGGTGCATACGGGTCATTTAGGTTTTTACGCGGACTGGACACCTGATGAATTAGAAAAACTAGTGATTGCGATTGCCAAAACACCATATCAAACCATTGAATATCCTCTTCTCGAGGTTATGATTCGCTATCAGCATGGTGGTAAAGAAACTCGGTATTTGGCATTGAATGAATCGACTGTAAAAAGTGTGGATGCTACCCTAGTGATGGATGTAGAAATTCGAGGGCAGCATTTTGAGAGGTTTAGGGGAGATGGTTTATGTATTTCCACTCCTTCAGGTAGTACTGCTTATAATAAAGCACTCGGTGGGGCGATTATCCATCCCTCTCTTCAAGCGATTCAAATTGCTGAGATGGCATCGATTAACAATCGAGTTTTTAGAACGGTAGGATCACCTCTTATTTTACCTTCACACCACACTTGCGTTCTGAAACCTGTAAACTCGGCTGATTTTCATATCACAGTCGACCATCTAACCTTATTGCATAAAGAAGTGAAATCAATCCAGTTTAGAGTGGCCGATGAAAAAGTACAGTTTGCACGTTTCCGCCCCTTTCCGTTCTGGAAAAGAGTGCATGATTCGTTTATTGCGGATGAGTAAAAAAAGGGTAGCCCTAATGAACTTAGCCTAAATATTTTTGTGAAGGGGTGCCTAAGTGTGGCTCCATTTCAATTGCAATGGAAAATAGAAAAACAGGACGAGGGACAGCTACTTCGAGAGTTTTTATTCTCGAAGGGGGTGTCTCGTCGTTCTTTAACGGCCATTAAATTTCAAGGTGGGAAGATTGAAGTGAATGGTCAGGAAGTCAATGTTCGATATTCATTGAAAAAAGAAGATGAAGTGATTATACGTTTTCCTGTAGAAATTCCAAGCGAAAAAATGTCTAAACACCCGGTTCCACTCGATATTGTGTATGAGGATGAAAGTGTATTGGTCATTAACAAGCCCCCTGGGGTTATGACAATCCCGTCAGGAGACCGTATGTCTTTAAGTATTGCAAATGGATTGCTTCATTATTACCAGGAACAGGGGATCCAATCAGCTATTCATATTGTTACT
The sequence above is drawn from the Bacillus carboniphilus genome and encodes:
- a CDS encoding NAD kinase produces the protein MRKFAVTSKGDNKSNVLTHKIRTYLSDFDLVYDEDQPDIVISVGGDGTLLYAFHRYSRRLDKTAFVGVHTGHLGFYADWTPDELEKLVIAIAKTPYQTIEYPLLEVMIRYQHGGKETRYLALNESTVKSVDATLVMDVEIRGQHFERFRGDGLCISTPSGSTAYNKALGGAIIHPSLQAIQIAEMASINNRVFRTVGSPLILPSHHTCVLKPVNSADFHITVDHLTLLHKEVKSIQFRVADEKVQFARFRPFPFWKRVHDSFIADE